The following coding sequences are from one Onychostoma macrolepis isolate SWU-2019 chromosome 24, ASM1243209v1, whole genome shotgun sequence window:
- the tlcd4a gene encoding TLC domain-containing protein 4-B isoform X1 produces MDPFSQLILLISVVSFCTFQWLFHSVSPWASSRISPGFLKLTHKQKIEWNSRTVSTLHALLVGLFCLYILFFDEAVNHDPVWGDPTLVKINVSITTGYLISDLLLIFYYWRAIGDKFFVIHHLAALYAYYYVLGQGMLPYFANFRLLAEFSTPCVNQRWFFEVLGYPKASKPNMANGVLMAVVFFVVRIAVMPVYYSRMSSVYGTEAFYKVSFGGRSAWIFSSICLDIMNVMWMHKIARGCYKVLRSSCKSKPESQENGKTD; encoded by the exons ATGGACCCCTTCAGCCAGCTGATCCTGCTCATCTCGGTGGTGAGTTTTTGCACTTTCCAGTGGCTCTTTCACAGCGTGAGCCCCTGGGCATCGTCCAGAATCAGCCCTGGCTTCCTCAAACTCACTCACAAACAGAAGATCGAGTGGAACTCAAG GACTGTGTCCACGCTCCATGCCCTGTTGGTTGGCCTCTTCTGCCTCTACATCCTATTCTTCGATGAGGCCGTCAATCACGACCCCGTATG GGGAGATCCTACTCTGGTGAAGATAAACGTGAGCATTACTACAGGCTACCTCATATCTG ATCTGCTGCTTATATTTTACTATTGGAGAGCAATAGGAGACAAGTTTTTTGTAATCCACCACCTGGCAGCATTGTATGCTTACTACTATGTACTG GGTCAAGGAATGTTGCCTTATTTTGCTAACTTCCGTCTGCTTGCAGAGTTTTCCACACCGTGTGTAAACCAACG CTGGTTCTTTGAAGTATTAGGTTACCCCAAAGCCTCCAAGCCCAACATGGCTAACGGGGTACTGATGGCAGTCGTGTTTTTCGTGGTGCGGATCGCTGTCATGCCGGTATACTACAGCCGAATGAGCTCTGTGTACGGCACGGAGGCCTTCTACAAGGTCTCCTTCGGCGGCCGAAGCGCATGGATCTTCTCCAGCATCTGCCTGGACATCATGAACGTCATGTGGATGCATAAAATCGCCCGCGGCTGCTACAAAGTCCTGCGTTCCAGCTGTAAATCTAAACCCGAGAGCCAGGAGAATGGAAAAACCGATTGA
- the tlcd4a gene encoding TLC domain-containing protein 4-B isoform X2, translated as MDPFSQLILLISVVSFCTFQWLFHSVSPWASSRISPGFLKLTHKQKIEWNSRTVSTLHALLVGLFCLYILFFDEAVNHDPVWGDPTLVKINGQGMLPYFANFRLLAEFSTPCVNQRWFFEVLGYPKASKPNMANGVLMAVVFFVVRIAVMPVYYSRMSSVYGTEAFYKVSFGGRSAWIFSSICLDIMNVMWMHKIARGCYKVLRSSCKSKPESQENGKTD; from the exons ATGGACCCCTTCAGCCAGCTGATCCTGCTCATCTCGGTGGTGAGTTTTTGCACTTTCCAGTGGCTCTTTCACAGCGTGAGCCCCTGGGCATCGTCCAGAATCAGCCCTGGCTTCCTCAAACTCACTCACAAACAGAAGATCGAGTGGAACTCAAG GACTGTGTCCACGCTCCATGCCCTGTTGGTTGGCCTCTTCTGCCTCTACATCCTATTCTTCGATGAGGCCGTCAATCACGACCCCGTATG GGGAGATCCTACTCTGGTGAAGATAAAC GGTCAAGGAATGTTGCCTTATTTTGCTAACTTCCGTCTGCTTGCAGAGTTTTCCACACCGTGTGTAAACCAACG CTGGTTCTTTGAAGTATTAGGTTACCCCAAAGCCTCCAAGCCCAACATGGCTAACGGGGTACTGATGGCAGTCGTGTTTTTCGTGGTGCGGATCGCTGTCATGCCGGTATACTACAGCCGAATGAGCTCTGTGTACGGCACGGAGGCCTTCTACAAGGTCTCCTTCGGCGGCCGAAGCGCATGGATCTTCTCCAGCATCTGCCTGGACATCATGAACGTCATGTGGATGCATAAAATCGCCCGCGGCTGCTACAAAGTCCTGCGTTCCAGCTGTAAATCTAAACCCGAGAGCCAGGAGAATGGAAAAACCGATTGA